In one window of Verrucomicrobiota bacterium DNA:
- a CDS encoding efflux RND transporter permease subunit codes for MARFFIHRPIVAMVISIVMVIVGVVSFLSLPVAQYPNIVPPEIAVSATYVGGDALTVEQSVATPIEQQMSGVDHMNYMYSLNASNGAMKLTVDFDLTTDSNIDQVLTQMRESQAESQLPSSVKNYGVTVAKSTAAPLMVISLYSPTGQFDSKFLANYAYINLNDPILRVPGIASVSVFGAGQYALRIWVDPNKLAALNITTPEIEQAILAQNTVNPAGQVGGEPVPPGQAFTNTVLAQGRLVTEEQFGNVVIRATPDGAYVRVKDVGRVELGAQTYAMTSTFNGKPAAVLAMYQLPGSNAVDAARGVRQLMAQLKERFPSGLDYSIALDTTLAVTAGMQEIYKTLAEAMILVIIVVFIFLQGWRATLIPLCAVPVSLVSTFALFPLLGFSVNTLSLLGLVLAIGLVVDDAIVVVEAVEHHIENGLSPRDATVKAMEEVTGPVIATALILAAVFVPTAFIPGITGRLYQQFAVTIAVSVIFSAFNALTLSPALAALLLRPKKEAGRGPLSLFFKAFNKAFSSATNGYVSVCRRLMRRGLFCLLFLALVLLATGWIGGKIPQGFVPTEDQGYLFANLSLPETASLQRTDAACKRVSDILRSTPGVQDVTAIAGYSMLSGVSTTYNGFFFVALKPWEKRTAVEEQLRAMIRNADEALGKIPDGIAFVFPPPSIPGIGSSGGVTFVLEDRAGMPVDFLAQQTRRFIEAAQRRPELARVLTTWLPSVPQFYLNVDQDKVLKQGVELSDVYKAVQVFMGGSFVNYFNRFGRQWQVYVQADGPFRTKPEDVGQFYVRNKAGDPVPLSSVVRIERRMGPEFTMRYNMHRCAQLSVTGKEGVSSYQVMAALQDVFAKTMPKEMGYDYLGMSFQEQQAQKGVSPAVIFGLSFLFVFLILAAQYESWSLPFSVLLCTPIAVLGAFVALMGRLFQADVYGQSSVMFENNVYAQIGLVMLIGLAAKNAILIVEFARAEYDKGAPVLEAALTGARLRLRPILMTAFAFILGCVPLWAAAGSGAASRQILGTTVIGGMLAATLIAIFLIPVMFYLVEKVSHRGEAGKHGVPPAKEIAASRPVVADRS; via the coding sequence ATGGCCAGATTCTTCATCCATCGTCCGATCGTGGCCATGGTGATTTCCATCGTCATGGTGATCGTCGGGGTGGTCTCGTTCCTGAGCCTGCCGGTGGCGCAATACCCCAACATTGTCCCGCCTGAAATCGCGGTGAGCGCCACGTACGTCGGCGGGGACGCCTTGACGGTGGAGCAGTCGGTCGCCACGCCTATCGAACAGCAGATGAGCGGCGTCGATCACATGAACTACATGTATTCCCTGAACGCCAGCAACGGGGCCATGAAGCTCACGGTCGATTTCGATCTGACCACCGACTCCAACATCGACCAGGTGCTGACGCAAATGCGCGAGTCGCAGGCCGAGTCACAGTTACCCTCCAGCGTCAAGAATTACGGGGTGACCGTGGCAAAATCGACCGCCGCACCGTTGATGGTCATTTCTTTATATTCCCCCACCGGCCAGTTTGATTCCAAATTCCTGGCGAACTACGCCTACATCAACCTGAATGATCCCATTCTCCGGGTGCCCGGCATTGCGAGCGTCAGCGTCTTTGGAGCCGGGCAATACGCGTTGCGGATCTGGGTGGACCCGAACAAGCTTGCCGCGCTCAACATTACTACCCCGGAAATCGAACAGGCCATCCTTGCTCAGAACACCGTCAACCCGGCGGGACAGGTTGGCGGCGAACCCGTCCCGCCCGGGCAAGCCTTCACCAACACGGTTCTTGCGCAGGGACGGTTGGTGACCGAGGAGCAGTTCGGTAACGTCGTGATCCGGGCGACGCCGGACGGTGCGTACGTACGGGTCAAAGACGTCGGGCGGGTTGAGTTAGGTGCCCAGACGTACGCGATGACCAGCACCTTCAACGGCAAGCCGGCCGCGGTGCTCGCCATGTACCAACTGCCCGGCTCCAACGCGGTCGATGCGGCCAGGGGCGTCCGGCAGTTGATGGCGCAACTCAAAGAGCGGTTTCCTTCCGGACTTGACTATTCCATCGCCCTGGACACCACACTGGCGGTGACGGCCGGGATGCAGGAAATCTACAAAACGTTGGCCGAGGCCATGATCCTGGTCATCATCGTGGTGTTTATTTTTCTCCAAGGCTGGCGGGCCACGTTGATTCCGCTGTGCGCCGTGCCGGTGTCGCTGGTCAGCACCTTTGCGCTGTTTCCTCTGCTCGGGTTTTCGGTCAACACGTTATCGCTGCTGGGCCTCGTCTTGGCCATTGGCTTGGTCGTGGATGATGCAATCGTGGTGGTGGAAGCGGTCGAACACCACATCGAAAACGGGTTGTCGCCGCGAGACGCCACCGTTAAGGCGATGGAAGAGGTCACGGGCCCTGTGATTGCCACCGCACTGATTCTCGCGGCGGTTTTTGTCCCGACCGCGTTTATCCCCGGCATCACCGGCCGGCTTTACCAGCAGTTCGCGGTCACCATCGCCGTATCGGTGATCTTCTCGGCCTTCAATGCCCTGACGTTGAGCCCGGCGCTTGCGGCGCTGCTGCTGCGGCCGAAGAAGGAAGCCGGCCGAGGCCCTTTAAGCCTTTTCTTCAAGGCCTTCAACAAAGCCTTCAGCTCGGCAACCAACGGTTACGTGAGCGTCTGCCGCCGGTTGATGCGGCGCGGTCTTTTCTGCCTTTTGTTTCTGGCTTTGGTCCTGCTCGCGACCGGTTGGATTGGCGGCAAGATCCCGCAAGGGTTCGTTCCCACCGAGGATCAAGGCTACCTTTTTGCTAACCTCTCGTTGCCCGAAACGGCGTCCCTGCAAAGGACCGACGCCGCTTGCAAACGGGTGTCGGACATCCTCCGGAGCACGCCCGGCGTGCAAGACGTGACGGCGATCGCGGGGTACAGCATGCTCAGCGGCGTCAGCACCACCTACAACGGCTTTTTCTTTGTGGCCCTTAAACCCTGGGAAAAGCGGACGGCCGTGGAGGAGCAGTTACGGGCGATGATAAGGAATGCGGATGAGGCGCTTGGGAAGATCCCCGACGGGATCGCGTTCGTTTTCCCGCCGCCGTCTATCCCGGGGATCGGATCCTCCGGGGGCGTGACCTTTGTTTTGGAAGACCGGGCAGGCATGCCGGTCGATTTCCTGGCGCAACAAACGCGCCGCTTCATTGAAGCAGCGCAGCGGCGCCCGGAGCTTGCCCGTGTTTTAACGACCTGGTTGCCGAGCGTTCCGCAGTTTTACCTCAACGTCGATCAGGATAAAGTCCTGAAACAAGGGGTTGAATTGTCGGACGTGTATAAGGCCGTGCAGGTGTTCATGGGCGGCTCGTTCGTCAATTATTTCAATCGTTTCGGACGGCAATGGCAGGTCTATGTGCAAGCGGATGGACCCTTTCGCACCAAGCCCGAAGACGTCGGACAGTTCTATGTGCGCAACAAGGCAGGCGATCCGGTCCCCCTTTCGTCGGTCGTCAGGATCGAGCGGCGGATGGGGCCCGAGTTCACGATGCGTTACAACATGCACCGGTGCGCGCAGTTGAGCGTCACGGGTAAGGAAGGTGTCAGTTCCTACCAAGTGATGGCCGCGCTGCAAGACGTGTTCGCCAAGACCATGCCGAAAGAGATGGGGTATGACTATCTCGGGATGTCGTTTCAGGAACAGCAGGCGCAAAAGGGGGTGTCGCCGGCCGTGATCTTTGGGTTGTCTTTTCTATTCGTATTCCTGATTCTGGCGGCTCAATACGAAAGCTGGTCGTTGCCGTTCAGTGTCCTGTTGTGCACGCCGATCGCCGTGCTTGGGGCTTTTGTGGCGCTGATGGGGAGGCTGTTCCAAGCCGACGTGTATGGCCAGAGTTCAGTGATGTTCGAAAACAACGTCTACGCGCAAATCGGCTTGGTGATGCTGATCGGCCTGGCGGCAAAGAATGCGATCCTGATCGTTGAGTTTGCCAGGGCCGAGTACGACAAAGGCGCGCCTGTCCTGGAGGCGGCGTTGACGGGGGCGCGCCTGCGGCTTCGCCCGATCCTGATGACCGCGTTTGCATTCATCCTGGGCTGCGTGCCGCTATGGGCGGCCGCCGGGTCGGGCGCGGCGTCCCGCCAGATTCTCGGAACGACCGTCATTGGCGGCATGCTGGCCGCGACGCTGATCGCGATTTTTCTGATTCCGGTGATGTTTTACCTGGTCGAGAAAGTTAGTCATCGAGGCGAAGCCGGGAAGCACGGGGTTCCGCCCGCCAAGGAGATTGCAGCTTCGCGACCGGTTGTGGCCGACCGCTCCTGA